Proteins from one Zavarzinia compransoris genomic window:
- the gcvA gene encoding transcriptional regulator GcvA, whose product MAYRLPPLNSLRLFEAAGRHLSFKAAAGELNVTPSAVSHGIQTLEDWLGVTLFARGHRSLILTGAGAYYLPRIRDILETLARATEGVPGRHPSGRLTVSTTPTFALRWLMPRLPGFNARHPEIEVTLDTAHRRMEFPRDGIDVAIRLGDGQWPDLYATCLVVEDLVPVCAPALAAGIRSASDLAGQTLLHVVSIAEDWEAWARLAGVGGLDLHRGLRFDTIQMALEAAARGLGIAMGHLPLADEDLAGGRLVPVLGPPRRGRMGYWLVAGRDSLSRPEVAAFRTWVRGEMKAAPQRPA is encoded by the coding sequence ATGGCCTATCGCCTGCCGCCGCTGAATAGCCTGCGCCTGTTCGAGGCGGCGGGCCGGCACCTGAGCTTCAAGGCGGCGGCCGGCGAATTGAACGTGACGCCCAGCGCGGTCAGCCACGGCATCCAGACCCTGGAAGACTGGCTGGGCGTGACCCTGTTCGCCCGCGGCCACCGCAGCCTGATCCTGACCGGGGCCGGCGCCTATTACCTGCCGCGCATCCGCGACATCCTGGAAACCCTGGCCCGGGCGACCGAGGGCGTGCCGGGACGGCATCCGTCCGGGCGGCTGACGGTCAGCACCACGCCGACCTTCGCCCTGCGCTGGCTGATGCCGCGCCTGCCGGGCTTCAACGCCCGTCACCCGGAAATCGAAGTCACCCTGGACACCGCGCACCGCCGGATGGAATTCCCGCGCGACGGCATCGATGTCGCCATCCGCCTCGGCGACGGCCAATGGCCCGACCTTTATGCCACCTGCCTCGTGGTCGAGGATCTGGTGCCGGTCTGCGCGCCGGCGCTGGCCGCCGGCATCCGGAGCGCGAGCGATCTCGCCGGCCAGACCCTGCTGCATGTCGTCAGCATCGCCGAGGATTGGGAGGCCTGGGCCCGGCTGGCCGGGGTCGGCGGGCTCGACCTTCACCGGGGCTTGCGCTTCGATACCATCCAGATGGCGCTGGAGGCGGCGGCCCGGGGCCTCGGCATCGCCATGGGGCACCTGCCGCTGGCGGACGAGGACCTGGCCGGCGGCAGGCTGGTGCCCGTCCTCGGCCCGCCGCGGCGCGGGCGCATGGGCTACTGGCTGGTGGCCGGCCGGGATTCCCTGAGCCGGCCCGAGGTCGCCGCCTTCAGGACCTGGGTTCGCGGCGAGATGAAGGCAGCACCTCAGCGCCCGGCATAG
- a CDS encoding MFS transporter: MAKAAGGRNGALMAVVAAAAIMSVALGTRQTFGLFLGPLSAHHGLAVTWVAFAIALHNLSWGLAQPVAGAAADRFGAAPVVLAGALAFAAGLALTAVVPNGPALILGMGVLVGLGISCTSFGVVMTAVGKAAAPERRSQAMGLAGAGGSLGQVALVPVAQGLVDGWGPAVALLGLGAVILLAAPLGGWLDRRGAETAPAPAPVPLRAALRQAAKHRGYRLLTLGFFTCGFQLAFIATHLPGYLTLCQMPVGLGAVALALIGLFNMGGTWACGWLGGRYRQGQVLGWLYLLRGGVIAAFFLLPKTEVAVLAFAAAMGLLWLGTVPLTSGLIARMFGVGNLGALFGVCFLSHQVGSFLGAWAGGLAFDLSGSYGPVWAATALAGLVAALLHFAIDDRPAATPPLVPALS; encoded by the coding sequence ATGGCAAAGGCAGCGGGCGGGCGGAACGGCGCCCTCATGGCGGTGGTGGCGGCGGCCGCGATCATGAGCGTTGCCCTTGGCACGCGCCAGACCTTCGGCCTGTTCCTCGGGCCGCTGTCCGCCCACCACGGGCTGGCGGTGACCTGGGTCGCCTTCGCCATCGCCCTGCATAATCTTTCCTGGGGGCTGGCCCAGCCGGTCGCCGGGGCGGCGGCGGATCGTTTCGGCGCCGCCCCCGTGGTCCTGGCCGGGGCCCTGGCCTTTGCCGCCGGGCTGGCGCTGACCGCCGTGGTGCCGAACGGGCCGGCGCTGATCCTCGGCATGGGGGTGCTGGTCGGGCTCGGCATCAGTTGCACCAGTTTCGGCGTGGTCATGACCGCGGTCGGCAAGGCGGCGGCGCCCGAGCGGCGCAGCCAGGCCATGGGGCTGGCGGGGGCCGGCGGCTCCCTCGGGCAGGTGGCGCTGGTGCCGGTCGCCCAGGGGCTGGTCGACGGCTGGGGCCCTGCCGTCGCCCTGCTCGGGCTCGGCGCGGTGATCCTGCTGGCAGCGCCGCTGGGCGGCTGGCTGGACCGGCGGGGCGCCGAAACCGCGCCGGCGCCGGCCCCCGTCCCGCTGCGGGCCGCGCTGCGGCAGGCGGCGAAACACCGGGGCTATCGCCTGCTCACCCTCGGCTTCTTCACCTGCGGCTTTCAACTGGCCTTCATCGCCACCCATCTGCCCGGCTACCTGACCCTGTGCCAGATGCCGGTGGGGCTGGGCGCCGTCGCCCTGGCCCTGATCGGCCTGTTCAACATGGGCGGCACCTGGGCCTGCGGCTGGCTGGGCGGGCGCTATCGCCAGGGCCAGGTGCTCGGCTGGCTGTATCTGCTGCGGGGCGGGGTCATCGCAGCCTTCTTCCTGCTGCCGAAGACCGAGGTTGCGGTGCTGGCCTTCGCCGCCGCCATGGGCCTGCTCTGGCTCGGCACCGTGCCGCTGACCAGCGGGCTGATCGCCCGGATGTTCGGTGTCGGCAACCTGGGCGCCCTGTTCGGGGTCTGCTTCCTCAGCCACCAGGTCGGATCCTTTCTCGGTGCCTGGGCGGGGGGACTGGCGTTCGACCTGAGCGGATCCTATGGTCCGGTCTGGGCGGCGACGGCGCTTGCCGGCCTCGTCGCCGCCCTGCTGCATTTCGCGATCGACGACCGGCCTGCCGCGACCCCGCCCCTCGTTCCCGCGCTTTCCTGA
- a CDS encoding DMT family transporter, with the protein MATVQRMTAREWAMLGALSLLWGGSFFFNGVAVKALPPVTIVALRVGLAALALFGLLRLSGLAAPRGGRVWGTFFAMGVLNNLIPFCLIVWGQTRIASGLASILNATTPLFAVIVAHLLTRDEKITGAKLVGLVAGFLGVGVMIGPQALQGLGDDLWAQLAVLGAALSYACAGVFGRRFRALGVAPLATAAGQLTASTLMLVPLALIVDRPWDLPWPDAPTWGAIAGIALLSTALAYILFFRILATVGATNLALVTFLIPVSAILLGALFLGEQLAGRHFAGMGLIALGLAAIDGRLFDRIGKA; encoded by the coding sequence ATGGCCACGGTACAGCGGATGACGGCGCGGGAATGGGCGATGCTGGGCGCCCTGTCCCTGCTTTGGGGCGGGTCCTTCTTCTTCAACGGGGTGGCGGTCAAGGCCTTGCCGCCGGTAACCATCGTGGCCCTGCGGGTGGGGCTGGCGGCGCTGGCGCTGTTCGGGCTGCTGCGCCTGTCGGGGCTGGCGGCGCCCCGGGGCGGCCGGGTCTGGGGCACGTTTTTCGCCATGGGGGTGTTGAACAACCTCATCCCCTTCTGCCTGATCGTCTGGGGCCAGACCCGGATCGCCAGCGGCCTTGCCTCCATCCTCAATGCGACCACGCCGCTCTTTGCCGTGATCGTCGCCCATCTGCTGACGCGGGACGAGAAGATCACGGGGGCGAAGCTGGTGGGGCTCGTCGCCGGTTTCCTCGGCGTCGGGGTGATGATCGGGCCGCAGGCACTCCAGGGGCTGGGCGACGATCTGTGGGCGCAGCTGGCCGTGCTCGGCGCCGCCCTTTCGTACGCCTGTGCCGGGGTGTTCGGCCGGCGTTTCAGGGCCTTGGGGGTGGCGCCGCTGGCGACGGCGGCCGGGCAGTTGACCGCTTCCACCCTGATGCTGGTGCCGCTGGCCCTCATCGTCGACCGGCCCTGGGACCTGCCGTGGCCCGATGCCCCGACCTGGGGGGCGATCGCCGGTATCGCGCTGCTCTCGACGGCGCTGGCCTATATCCTCTTCTTCCGCATCCTGGCCACCGTGGGGGCGACCAATCTTGCCCTCGTCACCTTCCTGATCCCGGTCAGCGCCATCCTGCTCGGCGCGCTGTTCCTGGGCGAGCAATTGGCGGGCCGGCATTTCGCCGGCATGGGGCTGATCGCCCTTGGCCTTGCCGCGATCGACGGGCGGCTGTTCGACCGCATCGGCAAGGCATAG
- a CDS encoding 2-hydroxychromene-2-carboxylate isomerase, protein MIEFWFDFSSAYAFFAAAEIDDLAARTGRGLLWRPYMLGTAFKATGARGLSATPLKGDYARRDWARLARLKGLEFRLPPGHPKVALAATRAFYWIEDQAPDLAPAFARLVFRRYYTEGLDTSDLAAVAPLGAGLGLDPGALAAGAALPAIKERAKAISEEAVARGIFGSPFFIADGEPFWGHDRLPMVEDWLRRGGW, encoded by the coding sequence ATGATCGAGTTCTGGTTCGACTTTTCCTCGGCCTATGCCTTTTTCGCGGCGGCGGAGATCGACGATCTGGCCGCCCGGACCGGGCGGGGCCTGCTGTGGCGGCCCTATATGCTGGGCACCGCCTTCAAGGCGACGGGGGCGCGCGGCCTCTCCGCCACCCCCCTGAAGGGCGATTATGCCCGCCGCGACTGGGCCCGCCTCGCCCGCCTGAAGGGGCTGGAATTCCGCCTGCCGCCGGGGCACCCCAAGGTCGCCCTGGCCGCCACCCGCGCCTTCTACTGGATCGAGGATCAGGCGCCGGACCTTGCCCCCGCCTTCGCCCGCCTCGTCTTCCGGCGCTATTACACCGAGGGCTTGGATACGTCCGATCTTGCGGCGGTGGCGCCGCTCGGCGCCGGTCTCGGCCTCGATCCGGGGGCGCTGGCGGCGGGTGCCGCCCTGCCCGCGATCAAGGAACGGGCCAAGGCGATCAGCGAGGAGGCGGTGGCCCGGGGCATTTTCGGCTCGCCTTTCTTCATCGCCGATGGCGAACCCTTCTGGGGCCACGACCGCCTGCCGATGGTCGAGGACTGGCTCAGGCGCGGGGGGTGGTGA
- a CDS encoding PaaI family thioesterase: MAATIEDRVTDSFNRQGLMLHLGADIDEVSPGFVRIRLPFAETLTQQHGYFHAGATSAIADSAGGYAGLTVFPEGSSVLTVEFKVNLVAPARGDWLEAEGKVVRSGRTLTICQLEVYGVAAGLRTLVALGQQTLIAIAPRDQRETPE; encoded by the coding sequence TTGGCCGCGACGATCGAAGACCGCGTAACGGACAGTTTCAACCGCCAGGGCCTGATGCTGCACCTGGGTGCCGACATCGACGAGGTGAGCCCCGGCTTCGTCCGCATCCGCCTGCCCTTCGCGGAGACCCTGACCCAGCAGCACGGCTATTTCCACGCCGGCGCCACCAGTGCCATCGCCGACAGTGCCGGCGGCTATGCCGGCCTCACCGTCTTTCCCGAGGGCAGTTCGGTGCTCACCGTCGAGTTCAAGGTCAATCTGGTCGCGCCCGCCCGCGGCGACTGGCTGGAGGCCGAGGGCAAGGTGGTGCGCAGCGGCCGCACGCTCACCATCTGCCAGCTCGAAGTCTACGGGGTGGCCGCCGGCCTTCGCACCCTGGTCGCCCTCGGCCAGCAGACCCTGATCGCCATCGCCCCCCGCGACCAGCGCGAGACCCCGGAATGA
- the mobA gene encoding molybdenum cofactor guanylyltransferase MobA, with protein sequence MRPAGLILAGGLSRRFGGGHKGLAPLDGRPLAAHVIERVAPQCAALALNVNGPAGAFAAFGLPLVADGIAGHPGPLAGVLAGLRWLAAAGAGDLLLTVTVDEPFVPLDLAARLAAVRSAPGMIAHAAAGGRSHYLAALWPLAVADDLERALTIDGLARIRDFIARHPVATADFGPGPPDPFFNVNTPDDLAAAAVALPAAPQHPAATVPTDAE encoded by the coding sequence GTGAGGCCCGCCGGCCTGATCCTGGCGGGCGGCCTGTCGCGCCGGTTCGGCGGCGGGCACAAGGGTCTCGCCCCTCTGGACGGGCGCCCCCTGGCCGCCCATGTCATCGAGCGGGTGGCGCCGCAATGCGCCGCCCTGGCCTTGAACGTCAACGGCCCAGCGGGCGCTTTCGCCGCTTTCGGCCTGCCCCTGGTCGCGGACGGCATCGCCGGCCATCCGGGGCCGCTGGCCGGGGTGCTGGCCGGGCTGCGCTGGCTGGCGGCGGCGGGCGCCGGCGATCTCCTGCTGACGGTGACGGTGGACGAACCCTTCGTGCCCCTGGACCTTGCCGCCCGCCTCGCCGCCGTGCGCAGCGCCCCCGGCATGATCGCCCATGCCGCCGCCGGCGGGCGCAGCCACTATCTTGCCGCCCTTTGGCCGCTGGCCGTCGCGGACGACCTGGAACGGGCGCTGACCATCGACGGCCTCGCCCGCATCCGCGACTTCATCGCCCGCCACCCGGTGGCAACCGCCGATTTCGGCCCCGGCCCACCCGATCCCTTCTTCAATGTCAACACGCCCGACGACCTCGCCGCCGCCGCCGTCGCCCTGCCGGCAGCACCGCAACACCCGGCCGCAACCGTGCCGACAGACGCGGAATGA
- a CDS encoding molybdopterin molybdotransferase MoeA translates to MSARPPLLALDQALGLIEDRFGPVTAVVPARAAEAAGFVLGADLHARSLLPAADNSAVDGYALGPGHGPWRLNGRAAAGQPHAGPVAAGEAVRILTGALVPAGTTAIAMQEYAAVEDGYLSLAELPPPGANIRRAGEAVKPGDRVFARGTRLRPLHLGLLADLGLDEVAVHAPLRVALLSSGDELRPAGSATAAHQVIDSNRPQLRAALTRLGCAVTDGPILPDRRDVITEALLAAARDHDLVITTAGMSVGDEDHVPVVLRTRGEMIFHRLALKPGRPVGLGTLGGTPVLGLPGNPGAVAVTFSLLGLLLVRRLAGEAVRPPQGFPLPAAFAYDKPAGDRAVLPGRIGPDGVERVARQAAGNLAWTATATGFIAIEETRTSVAPGEPVTFLPFDGAWP, encoded by the coding sequence TTGAGCGCGCGGCCGCCCTTGCTCGCCCTCGATCAGGCGCTGGGCCTGATCGAGGATCGCTTCGGCCCGGTGACCGCCGTTGTGCCGGCGCGGGCGGCGGAAGCGGCGGGCTTCGTCCTCGGCGCCGATCTTCACGCCCGCTCGCTCCTGCCCGCCGCCGACAATTCGGCGGTCGACGGCTATGCCCTCGGCCCGGGGCATGGGCCCTGGCGCCTGAACGGGCGGGCCGCCGCCGGCCAGCCCCATGCCGGCCCGGTCGCAGCCGGAGAGGCCGTGCGCATCCTGACCGGGGCCCTGGTGCCGGCCGGGACCACGGCTATCGCCATGCAGGAATATGCAGCGGTCGAGGACGGCTACCTGAGCCTGGCCGAATTGCCCCCGCCGGGGGCCAATATCCGCCGGGCGGGGGAAGCGGTGAAGCCGGGCGACCGCGTGTTCGCCCGGGGCACGCGGCTGCGGCCGCTGCACCTTGGCCTGCTGGCCGATCTCGGCCTGGACGAGGTGGCGGTCCATGCGCCCCTTCGGGTCGCCCTGCTCTCCAGCGGGGATGAATTGCGCCCGGCGGGCAGCGCCACCGCCGCCCATCAGGTGATCGACAGCAACCGGCCGCAGTTGCGGGCGGCCCTCACCCGCCTCGGCTGCGCCGTGACCGACGGGCCGATCCTGCCGGACCGGCGCGACGTGATCACCGAGGCCCTGCTCGCGGCGGCGCGGGACCATGATCTGGTCATCACCACCGCCGGCATGTCGGTCGGGGACGAGGACCATGTCCCCGTCGTGCTCAGGACCCGGGGCGAGATGATCTTTCACCGGCTGGCCCTGAAGCCGGGGCGGCCGGTCGGCCTCGGCACCCTGGGGGGCACGCCGGTGCTGGGCCTGCCCGGCAATCCCGGGGCTGTGGCCGTCACCTTCAGCCTGCTCGGCCTGCTGCTGGTGCGCCGCCTTGCGGGCGAGGCGGTACGCCCGCCGCAGGGGTTCCCGCTGCCCGCCGCCTTTGCCTATGACAAGCCGGCCGGGGACCGCGCCGTGCTGCCCGGCCGGATCGGCCCCGACGGCGTGGAGCGCGTGGCCCGGCAGGCCGCCGGCAACCTGGCCTGGACCGCGACCGCGACCGGCTTCATCGCCATCGAGGAGACAAGGACCTCAGTCGCCCCGGGCGAACCGGTCACCTTCCTGCCCTTCGACGGGGCCTGGCCGTGA
- the mobB gene encoding molybdopterin-guanine dinucleotide biosynthesis protein B → MTPAPTKAKVIGFAGWSGSGKTTLVTRLIPALIATGRTVSTVKHAHHDFDVDQPGKDSHDHRLAGAAEVLVASSRRFALMHEYRGAPELGLAALLDRLAPVDVVIVEGFKRDPVPKIEVHRPEVGKPLLQPDDPHIVAVASPAPLPGVGVPHLPLDDIGAIVAFLVARGLV, encoded by the coding sequence ATGACCCCGGCCCCCACCAAGGCCAAGGTGATCGGCTTCGCCGGCTGGAGCGGCAGCGGCAAGACCACCCTGGTCACCCGCCTGATCCCGGCCCTGATCGCCACCGGGCGCACGGTTTCGACCGTGAAGCACGCCCACCACGATTTTGACGTCGACCAGCCGGGCAAGGACAGCCATGACCACCGCCTTGCCGGCGCGGCGGAAGTGCTGGTCGCCTCGTCCCGGCGCTTTGCCCTGATGCATGAATATCGCGGCGCCCCCGAGCTTGGCCTTGCCGCGCTGCTGGACAGGCTCGCGCCGGTCGATGTCGTGATCGTCGAAGGCTTCAAGCGCGATCCGGTGCCGAAGATCGAGGTGCACCGGCCCGAGGTCGGCAAGCCGCTGCTGCAACCGGACGATCCCCATATCGTCGCCGTGGCCAGCCCGGCGCCGCTGCCCGGGGTGGGCGTGCCCCATCTCCCCCTCGACGATATCGGTGCGATCGTCGCTTTCCTGGTCGCCCGGGGGCTGGTTTGA
- the fdhD gene encoding formate dehydrogenase accessory sulfurtransferase FdhD, translating to MSAPDSAPDTAPPLHAPLQHRRGWRHDGAQVAAIDDILAEEVPVALVYNGISHAVMMATPADLEDFALGFSLAEGIIERPGELRAVERADHGPGIELALTIPPARFARLKERRRALTGRTGCGLCGIESLDSAIRPLAPLPAGPGLSARAIAAAMAGLAAGQVLNRESHAVHAAAWAGLDGTIHLLREDVGRHNALDKLTGALARAGLDPLAGFLAVTSRCSYEIVHKAAQAGITAVAAVSAPTAYAVRLAEAANIALIAFARGERHTAFTGAARIAP from the coding sequence ATGTCCGCTCCCGATTCCGCTCCCGACACCGCCCCGCCCCTGCATGCCCCCCTGCAGCACCGCCGGGGCTGGCGGCACGATGGGGCCCAGGTCGCCGCGATCGACGATATCCTGGCGGAGGAAGTGCCGGTCGCCCTGGTCTACAACGGCATTTCGCACGCGGTGATGATGGCGACCCCGGCCGATCTGGAGGATTTCGCCCTCGGTTTCTCGCTGGCCGAGGGCATCATCGAACGGCCGGGAGAATTGCGCGCGGTGGAGCGGGCCGACCACGGCCCCGGCATCGAACTGGCCCTGACCATTCCGCCCGCCCGCTTTGCCCGGCTGAAGGAACGGCGCCGGGCGCTGACCGGGCGCACCGGCTGCGGCCTGTGCGGGATCGAGAGCCTGGACAGCGCCATCCGCCCCCTCGCCCCCCTGCCCGCCGGGCCCGGCCTTTCCGCCCGGGCGATCGCCGCCGCCATGGCCGGGCTGGCGGCCGGTCAGGTGCTGAACCGGGAAAGCCATGCGGTCCATGCCGCCGCCTGGGCCGGGCTGGACGGCACCATCCACCTGCTGCGCGAGGATGTCGGCCGCCACAATGCGCTGGACAAGCTGACCGGGGCGCTGGCCCGGGCCGGCCTGGACCCGCTGGCGGGGTTCCTGGCCGTCACCAGCCGCTGTTCCTATGAAATCGTGCACAAGGCGGCCCAGGCGGGGATCACCGCCGTCGCCGCCGTCTCGGCCCCCACCGCCTATGCGGTCCGCCTGGCCGAGGCAGCCAATATCGCCCTGATCGCCTTCGCCCGGGGCGAGCGTCACACCGCCTTCACCGGCGCGGCGCGGATCGCGCCATGA